The genomic stretch CGAAGGGTGATACCGGAGATCCCGGGCCGGTTGGCCCAGCCGGGCCTGTCGGGCCCGAGGGCCCAACCGGACCTCAAGGCGAACAGGGCGTGCCCGGTCCGCCCGGGCCCGCCGGTGAGACGCCATGGACCGATGTTGCGACTGGCATCCAATACGCTGGGGGAAACATTGGTATTCGCAGTGCGCCGAGTGAGTTCTTTGCCGTCGATGTCGCACAGGATACGAGCGGACGCGCACTGGTTCGCACGCAGGGAGCTGAAGCCGGGTACTCGGTCGATCGACCGGATGGCAGTGGCTGGGGGCTGCAGGTGCGGGGTGACATCGGTGGCGACAACGCGGATCTGAAACTGCTTCGTGTGGCGGGCGGTGTGTTCCGAGGGATCGCTCTGCAAGTCGAGAATGCCAGCGGCAACGTGGGCATCGGGACGTCCGATGCCACGCACCGCCTGACCCTCCGTAGCTCCAGCGACGACGCCTCGCGGCCCCTGCTCAACATCAGCGACTACAACGCGGCGGGCACCGGCGGCACCGACCTGGTGGTGACCGGCGCCGATGACGGCATCACGATTACCAACAGCTGGCGGCCCCTGCACCTGGGCTCCTCGTTCGGCGGCCAGCAGGTGCAGCGCACGATGACGCTGGCCGGCGGCAAGGTAGGCGTGGGCGTGGCCAGCCCCGCCGAGGCGCTGGACGTCAATGGCCGCATCCGCGCGGGGCAGGGCTTCGTGTTTCCCGATGGGACGGTGCAAACCACGGCGCAGCTCGTGGGGCCGGCAGGACCAGCAGGACCGGCCGGGCCCGAAGGGCCGCGTGGCGAGCGGGGGCCGAAGGGCGATCAGGGGGACCAGGGTCCGCCCGGTGCTCAAGGAGAGCAAGGGCCTCCTGGTCCACCGGTTAGTACGTCGGCGGTCTGCCAGGACGGAATAATTGGATTGCCCACGCCATCGTGTAGTTCCATTTGTGAGAGAGGATGGATCGCATCCGTTCTAACACCATGCCAAGTGACTTCGGACACTGGTGACTGTTCTGCGACAAGCGCCGGAGGTGGTCCAACGCTGCCCGTGTACCGTGGTCGCTGCTGCGTGTGCGAGCCCATCTGATGCACATTGCCGCTTTCATTTCGTTGGTTTGTACAACTGCGGCTGCGGCCCAGCCCGTCGCCGTCGAGCTCACCCCCCACCGCTACGAGATGGCCCTCACCCTCGACGAGTTCAGCGTGTTCCACGGCGCGGCGGCCAGCGGCGTGGAGCGGTATGGCGGGTGGGCCGAGTTCGATGTGCGCATCGACGCGACCGATGGGCAGCAGCCCGTGTGGACCGTCACCATCGACAACCCGCGCATGCTCGAGGTCTGGCAGCAGTGGATGGCCCAGAGCACGACCGAGCTGGTCGGCCTGGTCGACTTCGATCGCCTCGATCGGGCCGCCGTCGCCGCCATGGCCACGACGCAGTCGGTCAACGCCAAGGTCGAGCAGGCGCTCGCCAGCCCGATCTGGGACCCCTCGACGGTCGCCGGCACGCTGCTGGTCGAGCAGCGCCAGGACGGCTCGCCACGCGTCGTGCTGGTGCCGCTGAGCGGCGCACAGGCCGACACCACCGGCCCGGCCAGCGACTTCGAGCCCCAGCCCCTGGTGCTCACCGGGGCGGTGGCCGAGGACCTGGCCGATTCCGAACTGGTCGGACAGGACGTACTCGCCGCCGGCCCCATCAAGGCCTACGGCTACATGGAGCTCACCGGCGTGACCGAACGCCTCGACGACACCGTCGAGATCTTCGTGATGAGCAAGTGCCCCTACGGCGTGGGCGCGATGACGGCGGCCATCGAGCGCGTGCGCGAGCTGGAGCGCCTGGGCGAGTCGGCGCCCGAGTTGGACATCCGCTACATCTTCTACGAAGCGCCCGCCGACGCATCGATGCAGGGCCCGGGCCAGCCGAGCGTGCGGTACACGTCGATGAAGGGCGAGGCCGAGGTGCAGGAGAACCTCGTGCAGATGGCCATCCGCGACGAGCACCGCGCGCACTACTTCGACTACCTCATGCTCCGGTCAACCACGCCGGCGGCGGACTGGCGCCAGCTCGCCCGCGCGGCGAGCATCGACCCCATGGCCATCGACGCCATCGAGCAGATGGTCG from Phycisphaerales bacterium encodes the following:
- a CDS encoding collagen-like protein: MIRSCSVVIACVLAWLAAPSMAQEISYQGELRDGGVPYDGTARMKFVIVDDDTGLTIWSSDGSVAAGNPPVEPGAFVEVPVSDGLFSVMLGLDSAGMVPITGAGALNLSRSSLRMWVRTDGAFEQLSDQMLASSPSALSVRQVDPEATGRLARWDGFRLSRSSLLSETATGVGVGVAEPTERLDVDGRVRSRSGGFVFPDGTVQTTAQLVGPPGEQGEPGPKGDTGDPGPVGPAGPVGPEGPTGPQGEQGVPGPPGPAGETPWTDVATGIQYAGGNIGIRSAPSEFFAVDVAQDTSGRALVRTQGAEAGYSVDRPDGSGWGLQVRGDIGGDNADLKLLRVAGGVFRGIALQVENASGNVGIGTSDATHRLTLRSSSDDASRPLLNISDYNAAGTGGTDLVVTGADDGITITNSWRPLHLGSSFGGQQVQRTMTLAGGKVGVGVASPAEALDVNGRIRAGQGFVFPDGTVQTTAQLVGPAGPAGPAGPEGPRGERGPKGDQGDQGPPGAQGEQGPPGPPVSTSAVCQDGIIGLPTPSCSSICERGWIASVLTPCQVTSDTGDCSATSAGGGPTLPVYRGRCCVCEPI